The genomic interval TTGGCATGTTGTCGATGATGTCTTCGTAACGCTTAACTTCAACTTCACCATCTTCAGCCAAACCATTTGGTACGTAGCTTTCGCGGAAAGGCTTCTTGTTAAACAAGTGTTGGTTCATGAAGAAACGGTAGCTTTGGTCGTTATCTCCTGACAATCCAACGTATTCATCCAAGTTAATTGACACCTTGTCTGAGAAGTCCAAGTCTGATGCAGTGATTGTATCGTAAATGCTGATAGGAGTTGATCCAGTAGCTAGTCCGAATACGTTCGCTCCGTTTTCCAAGGCATCCTTGAAAATGTCGAATCCAACTTGTCCACCTTGAGCTTGGTCTTTAACTTCAATAATTTGCATAATTTGTTGCCTCCACGTTTTTTGGTATAGTCCAATTATAAACGAGTGGACTAGTCCAATTCAACCCTTTTATTTAAAATAATTTTATCTAATTTTTGAACCCTTGATTTGCTGGGAATTCAGGCAATAAAAAAGCTGACCGTATTTTCAAATACAGTCAGCTTTTTATCATTCAATCATGAATGCGGTCGGATTATTCTCCGATCATCGCCTTTTCAATCTTTTCTAGTGTTTGTGAGTGGCTTGCAATATCAGCCAACAAGTTTGCTTCGAATGTATCAACATTTTCTGCAACCATGTCCTTTGAACCGAAACGACGGATTGTAACTGAGTCGTTCTTCACTTCTTCATCACCGATAACCAATGTGTATGGAATCTTTGATGTTTGTGCATCACGGATCAAGTAACCCATCTTTTCGTTACGGTCATCGTATGAAGCACGAATTCCTTGCAAGACCAAACGTTCCTTCAATGCTTCAGCGTATGAACCATGCGCTTCGCGGTTAACAGGAATGATACGTACTTGTTGTGGTGCCAACCATGTTGGGAAGGCTCCCTTGTACATTTCAGTTAGGTAAGCAGTGAAACGTTCCATTGTTGAGATGATTCCACGGTGAATCATAACAGGACGGTGCTTTTCACCATCGGCTCCAACGTAGTTAACGTCGAAACGTTCTGGCAACAAGAAGTCCAATTGGATTGTTGATAGTGTTTCTTCACCACCCAAAGCAGTCTTGATTTGCACGTCCAACTTAGGTCCGTAGAACGCAGCTTCTCCTTCAGCTTCGAAGTAATCCAATTCCATATCGTCCATGGCAGTCTTCAACATGCGTTGTGCCTTTGACCACATTTCATCATCATCGTAGTACTTTTCAGTGTTTTCAGGGTCACGGTATGACAAACGGAAACGGTAGTCTGTGATATCGAAGTCCTTGTAAACATCAACCATCAAAGTCAAAATCTTCTTGAATTCATCTTCGATTTGGTCAGGAGTAACGAATGTGTGTCCGTCGTTCAAAGTCATTTCACGTACACGTGACAAACCTGTTAGGGCTCCTGACTTTTCGTAACGGTGCATCATTCCCAATTCAGCCACACGGAATGGCAATTCACGGTATGAACGAGGCTTGTGCTTGTACACTTGGATGTGTGAAGGACAGTTCATTGGACGCAATTCTAGGAATTCGCCATCACCCATATCCATAGGTGGGAACATGTCATCACGGTAGTGATCCCAGTGACCTGATTGCTTGTACAAGTTCAAGTTTGACACAACCGGTGTGTACACGTGTTGGTATCCGTCAGCCAATTCACGGTCAACGATGTAACGTTCTAGTGTACGACGGATAGCGGCTCCGTTTGGCATCCAAACAGGCATTCCGGCTCCAACTTCTTGTGAAGTGAAGAATAATTCTTGGTCGGCACCAATCTTACGGTGGTCACGTTCCTTAGCTTCTTCACGACGCTTCATTTCTTCATCCAAATCAGCTTGTGTCCAGAACGCAGTTCCGTAGATACGTTGCAACATTGGGTTAGAAGATTGACCACGCCAGTATGCTCCAGCAACTGAAGTCAACTTGAAGACCTTAATCCAGCTAGTTGATGGTACAAGTCCACCACGGTCCAATTCAACGTGTTCACCTTGAACAGCGATTGTGATTGGTTCGTCAGCTGGCAAGTCTTGGATCAATTCAACCTTATATGGGTCATCCTTGAACATGTCCAATGCTTCGTCACGTGAAATTTCACGAGAAACGATTGGCAAGTTTTCCGCAACAATCTTCTTCATCATCTTTTCGATTTCAGGGAATTGTTCTGCGGCGATTTGTCCATCAGCCTTATCAGTGTCGTAGTAGAAACCATTGTCGATGAATGGTCCTACACCAAAGTGTACGTTTGGGTATAGACGGTTGATGGCTTGTGCCAACAAATGAGATGCTGAGTGACGCAAAATGTCCAATGCTTCTGGATCTGACTTTGTAATCAATGAGAATTCACCATCCTCAGTAATTGCATCGTTCATTCCAACATAACGTCCGTTCAACTTAGCTGAAACAGACTTCTTAGCCAATGACTTTGAAATCCCTTCGGCGATTGTTAATGGTGTTACGCCTGATTCAAATTCCTTAACGGCCCCATCAGGGAACGTCATCTTAACCATTTCTGCCATGATAATCTCCTTAAATATATTGATATTAGTTTTTGTGCTTAGAAAACAAAAACGCCCCGTCACATAGTCTATATGTGACGGGACGCCTTTCTCACGTGGTACCACCCGAATTCATCCACTTATGTGGACCTTAGGGCTCTTAACGCGAGCTCACGGAACTGGTTTGCCAGTTCACTTAGAAGGAGTATTTCAATTGACATGTGGCTCATTCACAACAACTAGAGCTCTCTGGACACATGCGATCAATCAAAACATATCTTCATCAACGTTTTCTAATGTCATTATTGTATCAAATCCAACTTTAAAAAGAAAGCCTATGCTTGACTCTCTTTGCTAGCGATTAAATCAGCCACCATCTTGGTCAAAGCGACTTCATCATTCGCATCTGGATTTAGATTAATCTTCACAGAGTCAGCCCCACGAGTTGCATTTGTTAACGCTAATTGCGTTTCAAAATCATCAACGGCTGTGCCAAAGTCATCCCCGTAAAAATCATCCCCTGAGCCAGCCACTGCATAATACAAACCAGTGAAATCTAAATCAGGTAAGTCTTCATAAAAGTCTAAGGCTTCTTCTGGCAATGACCCTAGATCAAATGTATACGGAACAACAACTAGAAATTCAGTTTCTGCAGGGTTAATCGTCATTGCATCAACTAATGATAAATCTTCTTTAGTTGTTTCAATCCCAGCATTTTGAAATTGCGTCACAATGATATTAGCGACTGCTTCATTATTACCAGTAATTGTCGCAAACATAACGCGTGCTTTCATGACGAAATCTCCTTTCAATCTTAAAAATTAGAATGGGTGTTCATCGTATTCTGTCCAGCTCGTGTGGCTATCTTGAATACGCTTAAACATCTTTTCCACGTCCATCATTGATAGTGTAACAACTGTCGGACGGCCATGTGGACAGTTATATGGATTTTCAGTTTCCGCTAATTGCGCAATTAAGCCACGGGCTTCAAAGTCATTCAAAGACCAATTGGCTTTAATTGATCGCTTACAGGCCATCATAATCGCTGTCTTTTCACGGAACTTTTCCAGCGTTAAGTGTTCGTCGCGTAAATACCAGTCTAACATTTCACGTAGAGTTGATTCTTCTTGTCCTTTGACGAACCACCCTGGGTGTTCACGTAAAATAAAGGTATTTACACCAAACTCTTCTAATGTAATTCCAAGGCTATCTAATTCTTCTAAATGACCTTGTAGCTTTAGCGCATCTACTGCTGAAAATGATACCACAATGGGTACTAATAATTGTTGGCGTTCTAAGCCAGTTTGACCAATCTCAACACGGTACTTTTCATACTTGATACGTTCTTGGGCGGCGTGCTGGTCAATCATGTACAAGCCGGCCTCACCCTGCGCGAATAAGAATGTACCATGCATTTGCCCAATATAACTAAGCTTCGGGAATGTTTCTTGCGTTTCCGCTTTATCTTCTTCCCACAATGTTTCTTGGGCCGCAACACCAACAACTTGTGATTCATGTCCCGCGAAAGGACTCGCCTCAGTGCCACTATAGGTCGCTGAAAAGCTTCGTAAGTTATCTAATTCAGATTCATGGGCCACAGTGATACTTTCGACTGGTTCCTCATGATCAACTTTTGTGACTTCATCTGCTGATGTGGCAGCTTGTTTTTCAACCGCTTCCGCAACAGGTGTTTCCACAACTGGTTCACGTAGAGTTAGGTCTGCACCCAACACGGTTTGATTCATCAAATTATCTAACCCATCCGGAATCAAGTTTTCACGCGCCAATCTTTCAGCGATTGCTTCACGAACTAGATTAACTAACTCTGTTTCTTTTGATAAACGCACTTCATGCTTTTGTGGATGCACGTTCACGTCGACCAATAACGGATCCATTTGAATATCAATCACGGCAATTGGAAAACGACCAACCATTACCTTTGAGCCATACCCTTTGATAATGGCATTTGTTAATTGATAATTCTTTACATAACGACCATTAATTAAGACAGCCATGTAAGAACGATTGGCACGTGTTAATTCAGGCAATGATGTGTAGCCATTAATCTCAAAGTCATTATCTTTAGCTGTAAATTCAACCATCTTACGTGCTTGTTGCGTACCATAGATGGCCGCAATCACTTGCTGCAAATTGCCATTCCCAACTGTACGCATGATTTCTTTATCACCATGTCGTAGTCGTAATGAGACTTCTGGATGACTCAATGCAATATGGTGCAAGACATCCGTGATTTGCGCTAATTCAGTTGATGGACTCTTTAGATACTTCAAACGTGCTGGCGTATTAAAGAATAGATTTTTAACCGTAATATCCGTCCCTTGACGCGCACTGGCACTTGTATGTGATTCTAAAAGCCCACCTTTATACACAACTTGTGATCCTTGTGCACTATCAGCTTGCGCTGTTACCAATGTCACTTCACTAACAGAGGCAATTGATGGTAAAGCTTCACCACGAAAACCAAGTGAGTGAACACGGAAAAGATCATGACGTGTTGCAATCTTAGAGGTCGCATGACGTAAAAATGCTGTTTCAACATCATCGTCAGCGATTCCTTGCCCATCATCAATCACACGAATTAAATCTGTTCCCGCTGCTTCAACGAGTACATCAACTCGTGTTGCTTGCGCATCAATGGCGTTTTCAACCAATTCTTTTACGACTGACGCAGGTCGTTCAATTACTTCACCAGCCGCAATTTGATTGGCCAACACATCCGACAGCGTTGCAATCTTTCCCATTGTATCCCCTCCTCAAGTTTCCATTTACTTATCACTTTATTTTAACTTAGCTTGCCATTCATTTAACTTAATCAGCGCTTGCAATGGTGTTAAGTCAGCTAAGTTCATTGCTTTCACTTCATCTAGCACACCTTGTGTATCTGCATCGGGCATCGCAAACAAGTCTAATTGTGCATCTTGTTCCACGGTTTCTTCGACAGCTGTCTCAACGATTGGTGCAATTACTTCTGGTTCAGCAGTGACTACTTGCTCTGTCACTGGTTCGTGAATTGGTAAGTTAGCTGATGGTTCATGTAATGAAGCAATCGTCACATCTTCACTAGCTTCTAGAGTTGCCAAGATGTCACTTGCACGTGTAATCAACGTATCAGGTAGCCCCGCTAACTTCGCGACGTTAATTCCATAACTTTGATCAGCTGGTCCCGCCAAAATTTTGTGTGAGAAAATCAATTCGCCATTCTCTTCAGTTGCACCAACGTGAATATTCTTCAAGTGTTCTAGTTCAGTATCTAGACTTGTTAATTCATGGTAGTGCGTTGAGAACAATGTCTTGGCCTTGGTGTGTGCATGTACATGCTCAATAATCGCTTGTGCCAATGCCATTCCGTCATACGTTGCTGTTCCACGTCCTAATTCATCAAATAGGATCAATGAATGTGGGGTCGCGTTTTGCAAGGCCGTATTGGCTTCAGCCATTTCAACCATGAACGTTGAGTTACCGGAAATTAAATCATCGGCCGCTCCAATACGCGTAAAGATTTGATCAAAAATTGGCAACGTTGCACTTTCAGCTGGTACGAACGATCCAATTTGTGCCATCACAACAGTTAAAGCAAGTTGACGCATGTATGTTGACTTACCAGACATATTTGGTCCAGTGATCAACAAAATGGTCTCATCTTCACTCATTGTAATATCGTTAGCAACATAGCTTTGGTGTCCCAATACTTTTTCAACCACTGGATGACGACCATTCTTGATATTCAAGATTTGCTTATCTGCCAAGTTAGGACGCACAAAATCATAACGTTCTGCAACATCAGCCAATGCTTGTAGAACGTCCAACTCAGCCAATGCAGCCGCTAGTTTTTGCAAACGTGTAATATTCGCCTTAATTGTTTCTCGGACTTCACTAAACAATTGGTATTCTAATTCGCTAGACTTTGTCTCAGCTTCTAGAATTAATTGTTCGTGTTCCTTCAATTCAGGTGTAATAAAACGTTCAGCGTTAACCAATGTTTGCTTACGTGTGTAACGATCTGCTTCAAGTCGATCAATGTTAGCCTTTGTCACTTCAATGTAGTAACCAAAGACCTTATTGTAACCAATCTTAAGTGAATTAATCCCTGTTACTTCACGTTCACGTGCTTCAAGATCAGCCAACCATTGCTTACCATTTTGTAGTACATCACGGTATTCATCTAATTGTGCATTGTAGCCATCACGAATCACGCCACCATCTTTCAAACCAATTGGTGGTTCTTCAATGATTGCTTCACTAATTAATGTTTCTAGGTCAGCGACTGGATCAAGTTGTTGGGCAAAGTTACCAAAAATCGCTGCGTCCATCGTACGTAGACTATCCAGCAACAATGGTACTTGACGTAATGAATTACGTAGTTGTAATAAGTCACGCCCATTGGCGGTTCCATACGCAACACGTCCGGCAAGACGTTCCAAGTCATAGACCTGCTTCAAGCCATCTTGAATTTGGGCGCGATTGAAGAAGTCCGCCACAAAGCCACCAATTTTATCGTAACGAAGGGCCAAGGTTGGCTTATCTAGTAATGGTTGCTCTAACCATTGCTTCAATAAACGACCACCCATGGCTGTTTTCGTTTCATCCAACAACCAGTAAAGCGTCCCACTACGTTGTCCCGTACGCAGATTCGTTGTTAGTTCCAAGTTCGCACGTGAGTTACGATCCAACTTTAGGTATTGCGCTAATTCATAACTAGCCGCAATTTTCAAATGATCAAGGGCACGCTTTTGAGTTGTAAATAAGTACGCCAACAAAATCTCAGTTGCAGCCTTTTCTACTTCAACTGCCAAGTTTTGTGTTAAGTATGAAATCTCAGCATTGGCATCAGTCTTTTCTTGATGTGATGTCAAAATACCAAGGTTCGTTAGGTTTGCTTGGAAATCGTCTGGTAATGGTCCGTCAGTAACAATTTCTTTTGTTTCTAAACGACTCAACTCATTCAAGACATTATTTAATGACACAACCGTAGTAGCCTTCAGTTCACCAGTCGCTAAATCAGTATAGGCAAGCCCATATTGTTGTTGCGGGTTCATGGTTACACTGACTAGATAATTATTGTCTTTCGCATTATCTGCTGTGTCCTTCATACGTGTTCCTGGTGTCACCAATTGCACCACGTCACGCTTAACCATCCCCTCAGCTTCAGCGGCATCTTCTAATTGTTCCACAATCGCAACTTTATACCCTTTATCAACCAAAATATCGATGTAATTCGCAGCTGCGTGATGTGGTACTCCAGCCATCGGAATTGGATTGTCTGATTTCTTGTTACGTTGTGTTAATGTCAATTCCAGTAATTGAGAACCCAAGACGGCATCATCGTTGAATAGTTCATAAAAATCGCCTAAACGATAAAACAAAAAGGCATCCGGATATTGCGCCTTGATTTTGTTATATTGCTCCATCATCGGTGTAGTTTTTGCTTTTTGCACCATCTTGTACCCTCCATTAATTTGCGCAAACTATGTGATTTAAAAAACGCTCATTGGGGTTAGCCAATCAGCGTTTAGGTTTATTTGTCGCTGGCCTCTGCAAACAAGTCTGCCAATCCAGCTAATGGTGTGTTACTTTGCTCTTCATCAGCCTTATTTTCGTAATCAGTTTCAGTCAATACTGCCCAATCCTGACCCGTTGGCATATCTTGTCCCTTTGCTTCTTCTTCAGTTAGCACTTGCAATGGAATGTTCACAACAATGTATTCTGCAATCGCTTCTTGGAAATCAATATCCTTTTCAACGACGACAACAGATTGTTCTTCTTCGTAGCGATCCATGTGTGTTGTGTCTTGAATGTACACTTCATCAATGTCAAAGCTTAGTGGTACTTCTACCAATTCCAATGAACGTGTTGAGGGTGTTGTCACCGTAACATTAACTGTTGCGTGGACAATGATATCATCACGATCTGCTTGTGTGAAACCTTTAACCTCAACTGGTGAAACATCCTTAACAACATTGTTAAAGTCACCTAGCAAACGGTCCTTCACATCAATTGTTTCAGTGAAGTTCTTAACTTCTTCACCGAAGTTTTGTAAATCAGAAAAACGCCATTTCATGATTATGTCTCCTCATAAAAAATTGGTTGTCTGCGCACGTCTTGTGTGAAGTTTTGATAAACCTCATCAACAGCACAGTACTGATACAGTTGTCCTGCCCGGAAATCCAAACGCAGTAAGTGAGTCAAATCATCTTTACCCACTTTAGTTAGATTCGGTAAGGTAATCGATTCACGTTGTTGTTTCATATAACGTCGTCCCGTTTGATTACTGCCTAAGAGACGTAAGTACGGTTGTACTTGGTTCATCTCATCCTCAGTAATCTGTAACAACGTATATAACAAGGTACGTTGTAAACGCGCTTGTGTGTAACGCTTTGTTTTAAATTCTGATTGGAAAGTTTCCCAATCAACATTTGGTTGTGTTTCAATTAGTCGCTTCAAACGGAAAGCTAGTCCATCATTTAATTGATAGATGTTTTCTAATTGTTCAACTGGTGTTGTTAGCACTTTATACTTCAACAACGCAAACCATTTATCTGACCACACAGCGGTTTCTGGACCTTGCGCTAACCATTCTGCAGCTTGGGTAGAAGCATATTTCGATACATCTCCCGTTGCAGCACGTAAGGCAGTTGCACTCGCAATCTCACCAGTTGGTAGATTGGTATCGTGATAACCTGCTTGAATACGTTGAATTGGTGTCAAAGTCATTTCATCTGCCCACCCCAATTCAATGACAGCATTTGCATATGCAAAGCCTAACAAATCATTTGGAGTTTCTAGACGAAAGCCAATGATTTCCTCAAGGACATCATTGAACTGTGTAGCATAGGTTTGCCGATAATCTTGCTTAAAATCTTGATTTTCTGCTAGTTGCTTGTGCGCTACTAACGCTAAATTCATAAAATCTAATTCAGCATGTTCAGCACCAAACACAACTTCACGAACACCAAGATCATGTAAGATCATCAAAGCACCTTTGGCGAATAAATGCGCAGGTTGTACCGCATACGCGAATGGTAGTTCATAAACTAAATCAACGCCACCTTGTAGCGCTAATTCAGTTCGTCGCCATTTATTAAAAATAGCTGGTTCGCCACGTTGGACAAAGTTACCACTCATCACAGCAACAACTAAATCTGCACCACTCACCTCACGAGCTTGTTGCGCGTGATAGGCGTGTCCATTATGGAAGGGATTATATTCAGTTATTAGACCAACTGCTTTCATAATCACACCTCCATACTATTACGCCTTCGTTGTGCTAAAGAACCAACGTGGTGCCTTATCCAAGTCTTCACTACGACCAAAGTCACTTGTCACCTTCACATTCGTGAAGCCAGCTTCTGCCAACAACTTCATGTATGTTTCTAGTGGGTAAGTACGTTCCGTGTGAATTTCTTGGATTTGTTGGTAACCATCAATTTCTTCGTTAAAGACAAAGAATGTTAGTTCATGTTCGACTGTATGTTCAGCTTCTTCAACACCGAATGATGACCACATAAATGCAGTTTCTTCATCATGCCAGTTGTACATGTATCCTGGATAGATCACATCAGTTTGTTCTGGTGTAATCACGTCAAAGATAAATTGACCACCTTCATCCAAGTGTTGCGCCACTTGTTGGAAAGTTGCCAACATTTCCGCTTCATTCGCCAAGTAGTTGAATGAATCTGCGAAACATGTAATTGTGCCGAACTTTTGTTCAAGCGCTGACCATTCACGCATATCTCCTTGCACTAATGGCAAGTCAACTTCTGCGTTATTGGCATGTTCTGATGCGATCGTTAACATTTCCTCTGATAGGTCAAAGTTCATCACGTCATCAAAACCAGCTTGCTTCAACATAATCGCCAAACGCCCTGCACCACCTGCTAATTCTAGTAAAGGTGCCTTAGGGTCTTTAATCTCTTGCTTTGCATAAGAAAACCAATCTTCATATGCTGTTTCATCAAATAATTGGTCATATAAACGAGCAAAAGTTTGGTAATTCATATTAGTATTCTTCCTCTACCAACCAGTCACCAATGTTGATTTCAGGTGCTTGTCCCCACAACTTTTCAAGGTTGTAGAATCCACGTGCTTCACCCTTGAATAGGTGCACTAGCAAGTCACCAAAGTCCAACAATACCCATTGCGCTTCTTGACGTCCTTCTTGACGTAGCAAAGGTACACCGGCTTCAGCCATCTTGTCGATCACTTCATCAGCAATCGCCAAAACTTGACGTTCTGTTGGTGCATCTGCGATTAGGTATGTGTCAGCGATGAAGCTGATTCCACCCAAGTCCAAAGCCAAGATGTCAGCAGCGCGCTTTCCATCGACAGCCTTAACGGCAATTTCTAATTGTTGTTTTGCATCAATCATGTTTAGTACTCCATACATTGTAAGTTTGTAAAGTGCCTGGATAAACAGGCAACTTTTGGTTAATTAAATAAGTAAGGGTGTGTTCTGTTTGCCAGCCCACACTGGCCGCTAAGTCTTCAAAAGCTAATGCTCTGACTTCCTCAACGCCCGGGAAAGTTCGCCCTGATTCGATGTAATCAGCCATGTATAAAATTTGGCTAAGTGGTGACATTGCTGCCCCACCAATGGTGTGTTGGCGAATAGCTGTCAGAATACGCTCATCATGAATGTGCAATTCTTTCGCAACTAATTCAGCCCCAACAACACCATGCCAGACATTATTGCCCCAAGCTTTTAGGTCAGAATCTAAATGTAATTCATCAATGACTGCTAAGAAATCAGCGTCAGGTCGTTCTTTTGCGTAATCATGTGTTAATGCTGCAATTGAAACCAATTGTGCATCCACTTGATATTGTTCTGCCAATGCCAGTGCCATTTCTTCCACACGTAGGACGTGGGCAAAACGCTTCGCTGACATATGTGGTTCAACAAGTGCTGCTAGTTCAGCACGTGTACCTGCAAAGTAAGGGGTTAGATCATCATTGTTCATCAAGATATAATCCTTTCTTAAAGATATACGCTGCAACCATATCCGGTACCATGTATCGAATACTTGCATGTTGCGCAACACGTTGTCGAATCACAGTAGAACTGATTTCCAATTGTGGTACATCAGCCCAAATCACAGGATACGGTTCTTCTTTATTAACACCCGGTCGGTTAACACCTACAAAGTGAACGAGATCAACCAGTTCATCAATGCGATGCCAAGTTGGCAAATATGCCACTTCATCTCCACCAATAATAAAGTAAAAGTCCGTATCCGGGTTTTGTTCACGCAAGGCGACAATACTATCGTACGTATAACTCTTGCCACCGCGTTGAATTTCTAATGTCTCCAACGCGAACAAGTGATTATCATGTACAGCAGCTTGCACCATGGCTGCACGTTCGAGAGGATCAATCGCAATTTTCGTATCCACATGT from Weissella ceti carries:
- the thrS gene encoding threonine--tRNA ligase: MAEMVKMTFPDGAVKEFESGVTPLTIAEGISKSLAKKSVSAKLNGRYVGMNDAITEDGEFSLITKSDPEALDILRHSASHLLAQAINRLYPNVHFGVGPFIDNGFYYDTDKADGQIAAEQFPEIEKMMKKIVAENLPIVSREISRDEALDMFKDDPYKVELIQDLPADEPITIAVQGEHVELDRGGLVPSTSWIKVFKLTSVAGAYWRGQSSNPMLQRIYGTAFWTQADLDEEMKRREEAKERDHRKIGADQELFFTSQEVGAGMPVWMPNGAAIRRTLERYIVDRELADGYQHVYTPVVSNLNLYKQSGHWDHYRDDMFPPMDMGDGEFLELRPMNCPSHIQVYKHKPRSYRELPFRVAELGMMHRYEKSGALTGLSRVREMTLNDGHTFVTPDQIEDEFKKILTLMVDVYKDFDITDYRFRLSYRDPENTEKYYDDDEMWSKAQRMLKTAMDDMELDYFEAEGEAAFYGPKLDVQIKTALGGEETLSTIQLDFLLPERFDVNYVGADGEKHRPVMIHRGIISTMERFTAYLTEMYKGAFPTWLAPQQVRIIPVNREAHGSYAEALKERLVLQGIRASYDDRNEKMGYLIRDAQTSKIPYTLVIGDEEVKNDSVTIRRFGSKDMVAENVDTFEANLLADIASHSQTLEKIEKAMIGE
- a CDS encoding flavodoxin domain-containing protein encodes the protein MKARVMFATITGNNEAVANIIVTQFQNAGIETTKEDLSLVDAMTINPAETEFLVVVPYTFDLGSLPEEALDFYEDLPDLDFTGLYYAVAGSGDDFYGDDFGTAVDDFETQLALTNATRGADSVKINLNPDANDEVALTKMVADLIASKESQA
- the mutL gene encoding DNA mismatch repair endonuclease MutL, encoding MGKIATLSDVLANQIAAGEVIERPASVVKELVENAIDAQATRVDVLVEAAGTDLIRVIDDGQGIADDDVETAFLRHATSKIATRHDLFRVHSLGFRGEALPSIASVSEVTLVTAQADSAQGSQVVYKGGLLESHTSASARQGTDITVKNLFFNTPARLKYLKSPSTELAQITDVLHHIALSHPEVSLRLRHGDKEIMRTVGNGNLQQVIAAIYGTQQARKMVEFTAKDNDFEINGYTSLPELTRANRSYMAVLINGRYVKNYQLTNAIIKGYGSKVMVGRFPIAVIDIQMDPLLVDVNVHPQKHEVRLSKETELVNLVREAIAERLARENLIPDGLDNLMNQTVLGADLTLREPVVETPVAEAVEKQAATSADEVTKVDHEEPVESITVAHESELDNLRSFSATYSGTEASPFAGHESQVVGVAAQETLWEEDKAETQETFPKLSYIGQMHGTFLFAQGEAGLYMIDQHAAQERIKYEKYRVEIGQTGLERQQLLVPIVVSFSAVDALKLQGHLEELDSLGITLEEFGVNTFILREHPGWFVKGQEESTLREMLDWYLRDEHLTLEKFREKTAIMMACKRSIKANWSLNDFEARGLIAQLAETENPYNCPHGRPTVVTLSMMDVEKMFKRIQDSHTSWTEYDEHPF
- the mutS gene encoding DNA mismatch repair protein MutS encodes the protein MVQKAKTTPMMEQYNKIKAQYPDAFLFYRLGDFYELFNDDAVLGSQLLELTLTQRNKKSDNPIPMAGVPHHAAANYIDILVDKGYKVAIVEQLEDAAEAEGMVKRDVVQLVTPGTRMKDTADNAKDNNYLVSVTMNPQQQYGLAYTDLATGELKATTVVSLNNVLNELSRLETKEIVTDGPLPDDFQANLTNLGILTSHQEKTDANAEISYLTQNLAVEVEKAATEILLAYLFTTQKRALDHLKIAASYELAQYLKLDRNSRANLELTTNLRTGQRSGTLYWLLDETKTAMGGRLLKQWLEQPLLDKPTLALRYDKIGGFVADFFNRAQIQDGLKQVYDLERLAGRVAYGTANGRDLLQLRNSLRQVPLLLDSLRTMDAAIFGNFAQQLDPVADLETLISEAIIEEPPIGLKDGGVIRDGYNAQLDEYRDVLQNGKQWLADLEAREREVTGINSLKIGYNKVFGYYIEVTKANIDRLEADRYTRKQTLVNAERFITPELKEHEQLILEAETKSSELEYQLFSEVRETIKANITRLQKLAAALAELDVLQALADVAERYDFVRPNLADKQILNIKNGRHPVVEKVLGHQSYVANDITMSEDETILLITGPNMSGKSTYMRQLALTVVMAQIGSFVPAESATLPIFDQIFTRIGAADDLISGNSTFMVEMAEANTALQNATPHSLILFDELGRGTATYDGMALAQAIIEHVHAHTKAKTLFSTHYHELTSLDTELEHLKNIHVGATEENGELIFSHKILAGPADQSYGINVAKLAGLPDTLITRASDILATLEASEDVTIASLHEPSANLPIHEPVTEQVVTAEPEVIAPIVETAVEETVEQDAQLDLFAMPDADTQGVLDEVKAMNLADLTPLQALIKLNEWQAKLK
- a CDS encoding YceD family protein — protein: MKWRFSDLQNFGEEVKNFTETIDVKDRLLGDFNNVVKDVSPVEVKGFTQADRDDIIVHATVNVTVTTPSTRSLELVEVPLSFDIDEVYIQDTTHMDRYEEEQSVVVVEKDIDFQEAIAEYIVVNIPLQVLTEEEAKGQDMPTGQDWAVLTETDYENKADEEQSNTPLAGLADLFAEASDK
- a CDS encoding nucleotidyltransferase produces the protein MKAVGLITEYNPFHNGHAYHAQQAREVSGADLVVAVMSGNFVQRGEPAIFNKWRRTELALQGGVDLVYELPFAYAVQPAHLFAKGALMILHDLGVREVVFGAEHAELDFMNLALVAHKQLAENQDFKQDYRQTYATQFNDVLEEIIGFRLETPNDLLGFAYANAVIELGWADEMTLTPIQRIQAGYHDTNLPTGEIASATALRAATGDVSKYASTQAAEWLAQGPETAVWSDKWFALLKYKVLTTPVEQLENIYQLNDGLAFRLKRLIETQPNVDWETFQSEFKTKRYTQARLQRTLLYTLLQITEDEMNQVQPYLRLLGSNQTGRRYMKQQRESITLPNLTKVGKDDLTHLLRLDFRAGQLYQYCAVDEVYQNFTQDVRRQPIFYEET
- a CDS encoding class I SAM-dependent DNA methyltransferase, whose product is MNYQTFARLYDQLFDETAYEDWFSYAKQEIKDPKAPLLELAGGAGRLAIMLKQAGFDDVMNFDLSEEMLTIASEHANNAEVDLPLVQGDMREWSALEQKFGTITCFADSFNYLANEAEMLATFQQVAQHLDEGGQFIFDVITPEQTDVIYPGYMYNWHDEETAFMWSSFGVEEAEHTVEHELTFFVFNEEIDGYQQIQEIHTERTYPLETYMKLLAEAGFTNVKVTSDFGRSEDLDKAPRWFFSTTKA
- the rsfS gene encoding ribosome silencing factor; the encoded protein is MIDAKQQLEIAVKAVDGKRAADILALDLGGISFIADTYLIADAPTERQVLAIADEVIDKMAEAGVPLLRQEGRQEAQWVLLDFGDLLVHLFKGEARGFYNLEKLWGQAPEINIGDWLVEEEY
- the yqeK gene encoding bis(5'-nucleosyl)-tetraphosphatase (symmetrical) YqeK; this translates as MNNDDLTPYFAGTRAELAALVEPHMSAKRFAHVLRVEEMALALAEQYQVDAQLVSIAALTHDYAKERPDADFLAVIDELHLDSDLKAWGNNVWHGVVGAELVAKELHIHDERILTAIRQHTIGGAAMSPLSQILYMADYIESGRTFPGVEEVRALAFEDLAASVGWQTEHTLTYLINQKLPVYPGTLQTYNVWSTKHD